A window of the Sphingobium sp. CAP-1 genome harbors these coding sequences:
- the fliR gene encoding flagellar biosynthetic protein FliR has product MIAPGFTGVETQLWIWLIAMIRPGAAFIAAPVFGAPGVPLQLRLILALALGMAALNSVTIQLPHAGIASFEGVMLVMGEVLAGLAMGFAVQIGYAAAFVAGETIGNAMGLNFAAMVDPASGQSTQVLGTFLSILATFLLLGMDGHLLLISFIVQSYVAIPPGGALLSNDAIWHLIEFGGSLLGAGVTVALPVAFALVLVQIVMGMLSRAAPALNLFAVGMPVAMMAGLVLLAVAVPIMAEGITASLKAGLEQARFLSEGR; this is encoded by the coding sequence ATGATCGCGCCGGGTTTCACCGGCGTCGAAACGCAGCTCTGGATCTGGCTGATCGCGATGATCCGGCCGGGTGCCGCCTTCATCGCCGCGCCGGTGTTCGGTGCGCCGGGCGTGCCGCTCCAGTTGCGGCTGATCCTGGCGCTGGCATTGGGCATGGCGGCGCTCAACAGCGTCACCATCCAGTTGCCCCATGCCGGCATCGCCAGTTTCGAAGGTGTGATGCTGGTGATGGGCGAAGTGCTGGCCGGCCTTGCCATGGGGTTCGCGGTGCAGATCGGCTATGCCGCCGCCTTCGTCGCGGGCGAGACGATCGGCAACGCCATGGGCCTTAATTTCGCGGCGATGGTCGATCCCGCGTCTGGCCAGTCGACCCAGGTGCTGGGTACGTTCCTGTCCATCCTCGCGACCTTCCTGTTGCTGGGCATGGACGGCCATCTGCTGCTCATCAGCTTCATCGTGCAAAGCTATGTCGCCATCCCGCCGGGCGGTGCGCTGCTGTCCAACGACGCGATCTGGCACCTGATCGAATTTGGCGGATCGCTGCTGGGCGCGGGCGTCACGGTCGCGCTGCCGGTCGCCTTCGCGCTGGTGCTGGTGCAGATCGTGATGGGGATGCTGTCGCGCGCCGCCCCCGCGCTCAACCTGTTCGCGGTGGGTATGCCGGTGGCGATGATGGCGGGTCTGGTCCTGCTCGCGGTCGCCGTGCCGATCATGGCCGAAGGCATCACCGCCTCGCTCAAGGCCGGCCTCGAACAGGCCCGCTTCCTTTCGGAGGGTCGCTGA
- a CDS encoding EscU/YscU/HrcU family type III secretion system export apparatus switch protein, with protein sequence MAGGNEGGEKTEKPTQKKLQDAAKKGDILQSRELGTALVVMAGIGCIAVIGPSLIDALSDMLIEGLRFKRDDIVDFSPVDRGFALLKGIALPVAGVMLATFLAAIAAPALLGSLGFRPGAFAPKPEKLNPLSGLKRIFGMQGLIELVKSIAKVGLLGSIGIWLIWDRLTEIVGLGKAGIAPAMTDLGNIFIFTCLAMAGGLFLIAGIDVPAQMFQRAKRLGMSKQDIKDEHKESEGSPELKGHIRRKQFEVLSGSTRQAVAEATVVLTNPTHFAVALRYRPGQDGAPVVVARGCDAIAAAIRDLADDNGVSVLQYPELARAIYFTSRAGQVVNEGLFVAVATVLAFVYRVENRMASEMDRPFVTVPDDLRFDADGRKM encoded by the coding sequence ATGGCCGGCGGGAATGAGGGCGGCGAAAAGACCGAAAAGCCAACCCAGAAGAAATTGCAGGACGCCGCCAAGAAGGGCGACATCCTCCAGTCGCGCGAACTGGGCACGGCGCTGGTGGTGATGGCCGGCATCGGCTGCATCGCGGTCATTGGCCCGTCGCTGATCGACGCGCTGTCGGACATGCTGATCGAAGGATTGCGCTTCAAGCGGGACGACATTGTCGACTTCTCGCCGGTGGATCGCGGGTTCGCGCTGCTCAAGGGCATCGCTTTGCCGGTGGCGGGGGTGATGCTGGCCACCTTCCTCGCCGCGATCGCCGCGCCCGCACTGCTGGGGTCGCTCGGATTCCGCCCCGGCGCCTTCGCCCCCAAGCCGGAGAAGCTCAATCCGCTGTCCGGCCTCAAGCGCATCTTCGGGATGCAGGGGCTGATCGAACTGGTGAAGTCGATCGCCAAGGTCGGGCTGCTGGGCAGCATCGGCATCTGGCTGATCTGGGACCGGCTGACCGAAATTGTCGGTCTGGGCAAGGCGGGGATCGCGCCCGCCATGACGGACCTGGGCAATATCTTCATCTTCACCTGCCTCGCCATGGCGGGCGGGCTGTTCCTGATCGCGGGCATCGACGTGCCGGCGCAGATGTTCCAGCGCGCCAAGCGGCTGGGCATGAGCAAGCAGGACATCAAGGACGAGCATAAGGAAAGCGAAGGGTCGCCCGAACTGAAGGGCCATATCCGCCGCAAGCAGTTCGAGGTGCTGAGCGGATCGACGCGGCAGGCGGTGGCGGAGGCCACGGTGGTCCTGACCAACCCGACCCATTTCGCCGTCGCGCTGCGCTATCGGCCGGGGCAGGATGGCGCCCCGGTGGTGGTGGCGCGCGGCTGCGATGCGATCGCCGCCGCCATTCGCGACCTTGCCGACGATAATGGCGTGTCGGTGCTGCAATATCCAGAACTGGCGCGCGCCATCTACTTCACCTCGCGCGCCGGGCAGGTCGTCAATGAAGGGCTGTTCGTGGCGGTCGCGACCGTGCTGGCCTTCGTCTATCGCGTCGAAAACCGCATGGCGAGCGAGATGGACCGGCCCTTCGTCACCGTGCCTGACGATCTGCGCTTCGATGCTGACGGGCGGAAGATGTGA